A region of the Azospirillum lipoferum 4B genome:
GCCGGCGCAGCAGCGATGCGGCGTCGCGGGCATCGGCAGCGGCGGGCAGGTCGGCGTCGGTGTGGAAGGCGACGACCCGGCGGCCCTCGGGCAGCGGGGCGCTGTACCACCAGCCGTCCGGCTCCGCCTCGATCCAGGTCAGGCCGGACTGGCGGCCGGGGGCGTCCCTGCCATGGATCCAGCCGCAGACCAGCCGGTCCGACACCGTCCGCCGGGCGCCGAAGCGCTTGGCCAGCGGCGAGCCGCGCCCGCCGGCATCGACCAGCAGGCGGGCACGCACGGGAAGGCGGCGGCCGGCGGTTTCCACCTCCAGCAGCCAGCCCTCCCCTGCCCTGTCCACCGACAAGGGCAGGGCCGGGACCAGCAGGGCGGCGCCGCGCGACACTGCGACCCGGCGCAGCCAGCCGTCGAAGCGGCCACGGTCGAGGTGCCAGCCCGGCCCGTCGAGGTCGCGCAGATTGTCGGCCTCGACCGGCAGCGGACCGCCCCAGACCGACCGGCCGCCATGGCAGGGGGAATGGCCTTCCGCCAGGAAAGCCTCCCACAATCCCATGTCGGTCAGCAGGCGGCGGGCGGCCGGGGCCAGCGATTCGCCGATGCGGACGGCGGGGCCGTCCCGCCGGTCCAGCACCAGCACCCGGTGCAGCGGCGCGAGGTTGAGGGCGAAGGCGGCGCCGGCGGGACCTGCTCCCACCACAACCGCATCCGCCTCGATCACGCCTCCCTGGATCACCGCAGCCCGCGCGGGAAGCGGCGGACCTTGTCGATCCGGCTGAGGTCGACCGGCTGGGTCGCCCGCAGCCCGCCACCGCCGCCCGACGGGGCCGGCGCCTTGGTGGACAGGGTGCGGTGGGCGGTGCGGACCGCCTTGGTGTCCACCGTGTCGTCCACGTCGGGGATGGGGATGTGCTGGTCCTCCACCTCGATCAGCGGCGGGAACAGCTTGGCGCCTTCCGGATCGGTCGGGCCGGGATTGACCTCCACCACGCCGAGATGGTCGAAGTGATGGATCATGTTGTTGATCTGGTCGGTGTAGCTGGTGGTGCCCAGCGGCGCCACCCAGGCGGCGCGGTTGGCGAAGGCGGCCAGACGCACCTGGGTCGGCTGGGCGGCGTCCATCACGATCCGGTAGTTCTCGCGGGTCAGCACCTCGTTCGGCACGCGGGCCGGCCAGAAGGTCGGGACGTTGGGGTCATAGCCGGGATCGTAGCCGGAGCGGCAGCTGCCGGTGTCGGTCTGCCACGGCACCGCCATCCAGCGGGTGATGCCGCCGGGAAGCTGGCCATAGAGCGGGCCGTTGGGGATGGTCACCGTGTCGCTGGACAGGATGGCGCCCATGCCCGGCTCCACCCAGCCCTTGGGCGCATGGGCGAAACGGAAGGGCTCCATATACATGGTGGAGGCGCGGACCGGCCAGGTCATCTCGCAGCCGGGATGGAAGGCGTCGGCCAGGCAGAAGTCCAGCGCGGCGCGGGTCAGCACGTCGCCCTGCTGGTCTAGCGGCACCTGATCGAACTCGGTGTAGACCGGGACCTTGCCCCAGTCGTCGTCGAAATCGCCGGCGACCCACTGGTCGAGGAATTCCAGCTGGGTCTGGGTCAGCGAGGTGTATTGGCGCGGCGTCTGGGCGGGCGGGATGCTCATCGCGTCGCCATAGACCCAGGGCCAGGGCATCGGCGACCAGCTGTCGACATCGTCATGGCGGAAGGAGTTCTTCAGCACCCGCCGGGTTTCCTGGTTGGCGAGGCTGCGGTCGTTCAGCCGCGCGATCCAGTCCGGCTTGGTGAAGTCGTTGGCGGAGTTCCAGCCGAACCCGGCGGCGAACCCGGCATTGACCCATTGCAGCCCGGTCATCCGCTCGAACACCGGATAGATGTCGTGGGTGAAGGAGGGACGGGTGGGCTTCGGCAGCGTGCCGGCCTGGATCGCCATGTCGCGCATCAGGTCCCACATGGTGCGGACGGACTTGCGCTGCGGCCCGTAATTCGGCGGCGCCACGACGATCCAGGCGGGGGTGACCGGCAGTTCCATGCCGTTCAGCCTGACCACCGCATCGACCGGCCCGTCCGAGGTGTCGTCGTGCCAGCCCTCGTTGTTGCCGAAGGTGATCGCCTTGGTGCCGTTGTAGGAGGAGGAGAAGCCGCGACCGCCGGTGACCAGCAGGCGGTGGTCGCCCTCCTCGCACCACATGCGGCCGAGATAGACCGGCTCGCCCTGGTGCATGAACTTGCCGGCGACCAGCTTGCGGCTCTGCTTGCCTTGGCCGGCGTGGATCTTGTGCTCGCCGGCATCCAGCACCAGCGCCTTGCGGTCGGTAACCGTCGGGTTGCGCAGCGTCGACGGATCGGCGGAGGCCGCTTCGGGAATGTCGAGCGCCAGCTGGAAGCTGTACCAGGCCGATTTCTGGTTGGAGAGATGGACCTTCCAGGTGATGTCGGCGCCGCTGTCGGCGGCGGTCAGCTCGCGGACGATGCGGCCCATGGCGTTGACGCCATAGATGCGGAAGCGCGCGGCCTGCGGCAGAAGCCGGCCCTTGGCGTCACGATAGGGGTTCTGCGCCGGATCGTCGCCGGCCATCAGCGGCTTCGGATTGGGCACCTCGGGACCGACGACATAGCCCTCCGGCGCGTTGCCGATGCGGGCGATGCCGATGGGCGGGTAGATCACCGCCTTGACGATGCAGTCGTCCTTCGGCAGCGGCGGCGCCTGGGTGCGCGGCACCGTCGGCTGTTGCAGCGGCTGGCCGTTGGCCTGATGGCGGACATCGGCGCCGTGGTTGTAGACCACCTTGCGCACCGCGGCGATGCTGCCCTGCGGCGCCTGCTCCACCGGCGTGCGCCAGATGTTGAAGGCCAGCTCCTGCCCATAGTCGCCCTGGCCGCGGGCGCAGACATCCTGCTTCGGCAGGATCAGCGTCGCCACCGGCTGGTAGGGGTATTGGTCGGTCGGCCATTTCTCCGTCGCCTTGTCCAGCGGATAGCCGGCGCTCTTGGGAACCACCTGCACCATGAAGGTGAAGCGGTATTCGTTGTCCAGCAGCCGGTTGGCGAGGTCGGTGGCGAGATAGTTCTTGTCGTCGGTCGGCACGTTGACCGCCGGATGCCCCGGCGGCGGCGCTTCCGGCACCAGCGAGTATTTGGCGTAGCGATCCGGGCCGAAGGCGAAGGGCAGGATCGCCCAATATTGGGTGGTCAGAACGCTGCCGTCCACCTGCGCCGACATGGCGTTCAGGATGCCGTCGGTCTTCGGGTGCGTCTTGAGATAGCCGGGATAATCCTTCAGGACCGTGCCGGCATAGGTGAACTCGCACATCTCCTCGGCGTTATCGACGAAGAAGACGGGAAAGTTCTGCATGATGAAGTCAGCGACGTCGCCCGTCTCGCCCAGCGCGTTGACGCCATCGACGCCCCAGACCTTCAACCCGATGCCGAGCGTCGATCCCAGATCCGGAGAGGTCGGGCCGGTGTCGCTGGAAAAGCGCATCCAGGCCGGCAGCTCGTCCCTGGCGAAGACGCCGACGCGCAGGGAGTCCGGCCGGTTCGGGTCCATCACCAGCCGGCCATGGGCGGCGCCGTGCAGCTTGCGGAACACCGCGCGTTCCGCCGGCGTCTGGCCCAGCGCGATGCGCTTCATCTGGCCCATGGCGATGAACATCTCGTCCAGCCGCTGGGTAGCGTTGGTCGCGCAGTCGAAGCACGGGGGAATCGGGGAGGAATCTTTGGCCGTCATACGCTCCGTCTCCTGAATCGTCCGGCGGGGGTGCCGGGAAGGGTGGATACGCGGATAAAAAAGTTGTTTTGATGAATGAAATTTCCCGTTACGTGAGTCGTGCTTACGCGAGCACTCCAGGGGTTTCCACTGGAAATAATCGGTGGTGCATACATTTTTACCGTATCGGAGAGTGCGTGGTGATCAGCACCGCTTCGGTTGAGTGACTCTGTCGATACTCGTTTCATTGATCACGAGGCGCCGATGTGGGATGTCCCACAGTCATGCGTTGCGTGGGTGGGGCTCCCTCTGCCCTGCTCTCCCCGGAGGGAGAGGGGATTCCGCCTTCCCCGCGCCGGTGTATGATGGGCGCGCCATTCCGCAGGGGGCCGACCGAGAATGACCGACAACTTCTTCGACATCGCTACCGCACGCTTCCCCGCCGATGCCGACGCCCCGTTCATCGAGCTGGAGTCCGGACGACGCTACAGCTATCGCGACCTGATGGAGATCAGCGGACGCTATGCCCGGCTGCTGGTGGGGCTGGGTGTGGCCAAGGGCGACCGCGTGGCGGTGCAGGTCGAGAAGTCGGCGGAAGCGGTCTTCCTCTATCTCGCCTGCCTGCGCGCCGGCGCGGCCTATCTGCCGCTGAACACCGCCTATACCAAGGCCGAGGTCGGCTATTTCCTGGGCGATGCGGAGCCGAGGGTTTTCGTCTGCACGCCGGGAAACGCGGCGGCGCTGGCCGATACCGCGGCGGCGGCCGGTGTGGGGACCCTGCTGACGTTGGGCACCGACGGTGACGGCAGCTTGGCCGAGCGGGCGGCGGGGCTGGATGCGGAGTTCGCCACCGTGGCCTGCGGGGCGAACGATCTGGCGGCGATCCTCTACACCTCCGGCACCACGGGGCGGTCGAAGGGGGCGATGATGAGCCACCGCAACCTGTCCTCCAACGCCGCCACCCTGCACCGCATCTGGGGGTTCCGGCCGGACGACGTGCTGCTGCATGCGCTGCCGATCTTCCACACCCACGGGCTGTTCGTCGCCACCAACTGCGTGCTGATGAACGGCACCGGCATACTGTTCCTGCCCAAATTCGATGCCGACGCCGTTTTCCGCCTGCTGCCGCGGGCGACGGTGATGATGGGGGTGCCGACCTTCTACACCCGCCTGCTGGCCGACCCGCGCCTGACGCCGGAGGCGGCTGCCCATATGCGGCTGTTCATCAGCGGCTCCGCCCCGCTGCTGGCCGACACCCACCGGGAGTTCCGCGAGCGCACCGGCCACGCCATCCTGGAGCGCTATGGGATGACCGAGACCGGGATGCTCACCTCCAACCCGCTGGACGGCGACCGCATCCCCGGCACGGTCGGCTTCCCCCTGCCCGAGGTGTCGGTGCGGGTGGCGGACGAGAAGACGGGGGAGCCTGTGGCGGATGGCGAAATCGGCGTGCTGGAGGTGAAGGGGCCGAACGTCTTTTCCGGTTACTGGCGCATGCCCGAGAAGACGGCGCAGGAAATCCGCCCCGGCGGCTGGTTCATCACCGGCGATGTCGGCCGGATCGACGGGCGGGGCTATGTCCACATCATCGGCCGCGCCAAGGATCTGGTGATCTCCGGCGGCTTCAACGTCTACCCCAAGGAGGTGGAGACGGTGATCGACGCCATCGACGGCGTGGTGGAATCCGCGGTGATCGGCGTCCCCCACCCCGATTTCGGCGAAGCGGTGGTGGCGGTGGTTCTGCGCCGTCCGGGTGCGGAAGCGCTGGATGAGGCGGCGGTGATCGGCGCCTGCCGGGAGCAGCTCGCCAACTTCAAGGTACCGAAGGCGGTGGCCTTCTTGGAGGAGCTGCCGCGCAACGCCATGGGCAAAGTGCAGAAGAACCTGCTGCGGGAGGCGTACAGGGGGCTGTTCGGCTGAGTGCGGGGGGCCGCACCGGCCCCCAACAAATCGCTTGTCCAGCATCGCCGCCGGGAGCAAAGCTCGCGCACCTGCCCCTCTACCCCTTTATTGAGGAGTAAAGGGGCGCCGACCTTTCCCTGCGTGCCTTGCGATGACGACCCCCCTTCTCCGCCGCGCCGTCCTGCTGCTTGGGCTGGTGTCGGCCTTGCCCGTCTCCACCTTGGCCGCCTCCGCCATGGCCGGGCCGCGCAGCTATGCCGCCACCCATGGATCGGCGCCCTTCGTGACGGAGCATCTGATTCCGGGCTCCGACCTCGACCTCGAACAGGTGGACCTGACGCTGCCGGGGGCGAAGGTGGTGGCGCTGACCATCGACGATGGGCCGGACGCCAACGATCCGCGCATCCTCGACATCCTGCGGGCGCATCGGGCCAAGGCGACCTTCTTCTATATCGGCGCCAAGATCGCAGCCCATCGCGACATCGCCATGCTGGTCGCGGCATCGGGCAACGAGGTCGGCAGCCACACCCAGACCCACCCGATGACAACCGACCTGAAGCCGGCCCAGCGCGAATGGAATCTCGCGCGGGCGGAGGAGGCGCTGGCTTCGGTCGGCGTGCAGGCCACATGGTTCCGGCCGCCCTATGGCGATGTCGACGACGCGCTGGCGGCGCTGGCGCGCAGCCATGGCATGGCGACGGTGCTGTGGACCGCCGACAGCCAGGACTGGAAGGACACCGGTCCCGACATCGTCCGGCGCCGCGTGGTCGAGCGGCTGGCCCCCGGCGCCGTCGTGCTGATGCACAGCACCAAGGCCTCTTCCGTCGCCGTGCTGCCGGCAATCCTGGAGGAGGGGGAGCGGCGCGGATACCGCTTCGTCACCATGACCGAATGGGAGGCGGCGATGCGGCAGGCGGTCACTCCGTCGCTGGCGCTGCTGCATCCGGCTCCGCGCCAGCGATAGGCGGCGGTCGTGCCGACGCGGATGCCCGGGCAGAAATGCAAGGATGTCCCATCGGCGGGGATGGCATGCTGATGTAGGATGGCGGCCGAGCAGCGCCCGATGTCCGCGGCGGCTGCCGGGAATGCCGCCATGCCTGTCGAACCCTTCACCCTGATCCTCTCCCTGCTTCAGCAGATGTGCGTCTATCTGGTGATCGCCTATCTGCTGAGCCGGACGCCGCTGTTCCTGCCGCTGACCCATGTGACGGTGCGCTGGCCGCACAAGCTGGCCTGCTATGTGATCTTCTCGATCTTCTGCATCATGGGCACCTATTTCGGCCTGCACATCGACGACAGCATCGCCAACACCCGTGCCATCGGCGCGGTGCTGGGCGGCATCTTCGGCGGGCCGTCGGTGGGGCTGGCCGTCGGGCTGACCGGGGGCATGCACCGTTATTCGCTGGGCGGCATGTCGGCGCTGGCCTGCGCGATCTCCACCATGGCGGAAGGGCTGATCGGCGGGCTGGTCCACCGCCACATGGTGCGCCATGGCCGGATCGAGCCGCTGTTCAACCCGTTGCGCGTCGGCGCCGTCACCTTCGTGGCGGAGGTGGTGCAGATGCTGATCATCCTGGCGGTGGCCCGGCCGTTCGAGGCGGCGGTGCATCTGGTCGAGGTGGTGGCGGCGCCGATGATCGTCGCCAACACGCTGGGGGCGGCGCTGTTCATGCGCATCCTGCTGGAGCGCCGCGTCCTGGACGAGAAGCAGTCCAGCGCCTTCTCCGCCAAGGCGCTGAAGATCGCCGCGCGCTGCGACGGCGTGCTGCGCGGCGGCTTCAACAGCGAGAACAGCACCCGCGTCGCTCGCATCATCTATGAGGAGACCGGCGTCGGCGCCGTCGCCATCACCGACCGGGAGAAGCTGCTGGCCTTCATCGGCATCGGCGACGACCACCATCTGCCCGGCACGCCGATCAGCTCGCGCCAGACCCATCAGGCCATCGCCAA
Encoded here:
- a CDS encoding NAD(P)/FAD-dependent oxidoreductase, translating into MIQGGVIEADAVVVGAGPAGAAFALNLAPLHRVLVLDRRDGPAVRIGESLAPAARRLLTDMGLWEAFLAEGHSPCHGGRSVWGGPLPVEADNLRDLDGPGWHLDRGRFDGWLRRVAVSRGAALLVPALPLSVDRAGEGWLLEVETAGRRLPVRARLLVDAGGRGSPLAKRFGARRTVSDRLVCGWIHGRDAPGRQSGLTWIEAEPDGWWYSAPLPEGRRVVAFHTDADLPAAADARDAASLLRRLPGCPVLSESLRACGFTPEGQGEGRGGFCAAHSSTLSPASGEGWLAVGDAALGFDPLSSQGIFNALYTGLAAAEAADRHLSGDANALSGYAAGLTPIRDAYRAHLHAWYGLERRWRDRPFWSRRLAA
- a CDS encoding malonate--CoA ligase codes for the protein MTDNFFDIATARFPADADAPFIELESGRRYSYRDLMEISGRYARLLVGLGVAKGDRVAVQVEKSAEAVFLYLACLRAGAAYLPLNTAYTKAEVGYFLGDAEPRVFVCTPGNAAALADTAAAAGVGTLLTLGTDGDGSLAERAAGLDAEFATVACGANDLAAILYTSGTTGRSKGAMMSHRNLSSNAATLHRIWGFRPDDVLLHALPIFHTHGLFVATNCVLMNGTGILFLPKFDADAVFRLLPRATVMMGVPTFYTRLLADPRLTPEAAAHMRLFISGSAPLLADTHREFRERTGHAILERYGMTETGMLTSNPLDGDRIPGTVGFPLPEVSVRVADEKTGEPVADGEIGVLEVKGPNVFSGYWRMPEKTAQEIRPGGWFITGDVGRIDGRGYVHIIGRAKDLVISGGFNVYPKEVETVIDAIDGVVESAVIGVPHPDFGEAVVAVVLRRPGAEALDEAAVIGACREQLANFKVPKAVAFLEELPRNAMGKVQKNLLREAYRGLFG
- a CDS encoding LodA/GoxA family CTQ-dependent oxidase, whose translation is MTAKDSSPIPPCFDCATNATQRLDEMFIAMGQMKRIALGQTPAERAVFRKLHGAAHGRLVMDPNRPDSLRVGVFARDELPAWMRFSSDTGPTSPDLGSTLGIGLKVWGVDGVNALGETGDVADFIMQNFPVFFVDNAEEMCEFTYAGTVLKDYPGYLKTHPKTDGILNAMSAQVDGSVLTTQYWAILPFAFGPDRYAKYSLVPEAPPPGHPAVNVPTDDKNYLATDLANRLLDNEYRFTFMVQVVPKSAGYPLDKATEKWPTDQYPYQPVATLILPKQDVCARGQGDYGQELAFNIWRTPVEQAPQGSIAAVRKVVYNHGADVRHQANGQPLQQPTVPRTQAPPLPKDDCIVKAVIYPPIGIARIGNAPEGYVVGPEVPNPKPLMAGDDPAQNPYRDAKGRLLPQAARFRIYGVNAMGRIVRELTAADSGADITWKVHLSNQKSAWYSFQLALDIPEAASADPSTLRNPTVTDRKALVLDAGEHKIHAGQGKQSRKLVAGKFMHQGEPVYLGRMWCEEGDHRLLVTGGRGFSSSYNGTKAITFGNNEGWHDDTSDGPVDAVVRLNGMELPVTPAWIVVAPPNYGPQRKSVRTMWDLMRDMAIQAGTLPKPTRPSFTHDIYPVFERMTGLQWVNAGFAAGFGWNSANDFTKPDWIARLNDRSLANQETRRVLKNSFRHDDVDSWSPMPWPWVYGDAMSIPPAQTPRQYTSLTQTQLEFLDQWVAGDFDDDWGKVPVYTEFDQVPLDQQGDVLTRAALDFCLADAFHPGCEMTWPVRASTMYMEPFRFAHAPKGWVEPGMGAILSSDTVTIPNGPLYGQLPGGITRWMAVPWQTDTGSCRSGYDPGYDPNVPTFWPARVPNEVLTRENYRIVMDAAQPTQVRLAAFANRAAWVAPLGTTSYTDQINNMIHHFDHLGVVEVNPGPTDPEGAKLFPPLIEVEDQHIPIPDVDDTVDTKAVRTAHRTLSTKAPAPSGGGGGLRATQPVDLSRIDKVRRFPRGLR
- a CDS encoding polysaccharide deacetylase family protein; this encodes MTTPLLRRAVLLLGLVSALPVSTLAASAMAGPRSYAATHGSAPFVTEHLIPGSDLDLEQVDLTLPGAKVVALTIDDGPDANDPRILDILRAHRAKATFFYIGAKIAAHRDIAMLVAASGNEVGSHTQTHPMTTDLKPAQREWNLARAEEALASVGVQATWFRPPYGDVDDALAALARSHGMATVLWTADSQDWKDTGPDIVRRRVVERLAPGAVVLMHSTKASSVAVLPAILEEGERRGYRFVTMTEWEAAMRQAVTPSLALLHPAPRQR
- a CDS encoding sensor histidine kinase, with amino-acid sequence MPVEPFTLILSLLQQMCVYLVIAYLLSRTPLFLPLTHVTVRWPHKLACYVIFSIFCIMGTYFGLHIDDSIANTRAIGAVLGGIFGGPSVGLAVGLTGGMHRYSLGGMSALACAISTMAEGLIGGLVHRHMVRHGRIEPLFNPLRVGAVTFVAEVVQMLIILAVARPFEAAVHLVEVVAAPMIVANTLGAALFMRILLERRVLDEKQSSAFSAKALKIAARCDGVLRGGFNSENSTRVARIIYEETGVGAVAITDREKLLAFIGIGDDHHLPGTPISSRQTHQAIANNQVIYADGNEVAYRCSISPTCRLGAALVIPLVGEDGGVIGTIKLYEPKTKIFSTINRTLGEGVARLLSNQILAGRYEQQKALLAQSEIKLLHAQVNPHFLFNALNTISAVIRNDPERARQLVQNLSTFFRKNLKRPSETATLADEVEHVSAYLQIELARFSGRLTVEIDVPDDLRHAAMPAFSLQPMVENAIKHGTAQLLGDGHVRIAAKREGGDLLLSVEDNAGLYEAKPGGDGLGMTIVDRRIRNRYGEAYGVSIACDPDVLTRVTLRLPLPAEEPVPA